The Streptomyces sp. NBC_00286 nucleotide sequence AGCCACCGCGGCCTGCACACGCCTCGGCGGCCCGCACGCCCCGTACGCCGAAATCGCCCACCACTACCCGGGCGACCCGGGCGTCATCGCCGCGATGCTGCTCAACCACGTCCGACTCCAGCCCGGCGAGGCCCTGTTCCTCGGCGCCGGCGTCCCGCACGCGTATCTCAACGGCCTCGGCGTCGAGATCATGGCCAACTCCGACAACGTCCTGCGCTGCGGCCTCACCCCCAAGCACGTGGACGTCCCCGAACTCCTGCGGATCGTCCGCTTCGAGGCCAGCGATCCCGGCGTACTGCGCCCCGAGGCGTCCCCCGACGGCGAGGAGGTCTACGAGACGCCGATCGACGAGTTCCGCCTCTCGCGCTACGTCCTGCCGCAGGGCACCGCGACACATGAACTCACCCTCCGCACCCCGCAGATCCTCCTGTGCACCGCGGGCTCCGTACAGGCGGGCGAGCACGCCCTCGCCCCCGGTCAGTCCGTCTTCGTACCGGCGGGCGAAAAGGCCGAAGTGTCCGGGACCGGCACGGTCTTCCGGGCCACTGTTGTGGCCTGAGACAGCCGTCGTAACGGCCAGTGCGACGGGCTGATGCTCCACTGTCGGACCGGACTGCAACAATGGCGCACCGCAAGGGCGGGCAGAGCCGGGTCGGCAGGCGGAATGCCCCGGACGGCAGACGAAGGGATCTCAGGAACACATGAGCGCGTCAGGCGGCACCAAAGCGATCGTGGCGGCACTGCTCGCCAACCTCTCGATCGCGGTAGCGAAGTTCGTGGCGTTCCTCTTCAGCGGCTCCTCGTCGATGCTCGCCGAGTCCGTGCACTCACTCGCCGACTCCGGCAACCAGGGCCTGCTGCTCCTCGGCGGCAAGAAGGCCCAGCGCGAGGCGACCCCGCAGCACCCGTTCGGCTACGGCCGCGAGCGCTACATCTACGCCTTCCTCGTCTCGATCGTCCTCTTCTCGGTCGGCGGCATGTTCGCGATCTACGAGGGTTACGAGAAGATCAAGCACCCGCACGAGATCGAGCACTGGTACTGGCCGGTGGGTGTCCTCGTCTTCGCGATCATCGCCGAGACGTTCTCCTTCCGGATGGCCATCGTGGAGTCGAACGCCCTGCGCGGCAGGCAGTCCTGGAGGGAATTCGTACGCCACGCCAAGGCGCCCGAGCTGCCCGTCGTCCTCTTGGAGGACCTGGGCGCGCTGGTCGGTCTGATCCTGGCGCTCGGCGGCGTCAGCATGGCGCTGGCCACGGGCGACGGCGTCTGGGACGGCATCGGCACCCTGTGCATCGGCATCCTGCTCATCCTCATCGCGATCGTCCTCGCCGCAGAGACCAAGTCGCTCCTCCTCGGCGAGGCCGCCGGCGTGGAAGAGGTCCAGAAGATCGAGGCCGCCATCGTCGACGGCGGCACGGTCACCCACATCATCCACATGCGCACGCTCCACCTCGGCCCCGAGGAACTCCTGGTCGCCGCCAAGATCGCCGTCCAGCACGACGACACGGCCACCGAGATCGCCGCCGCCATCGACGCCGCCGAGTCCCGCATCCGCGAAGCCGTCCCGATCGCCCGGGTCATCTACCTCGAGCCCGACATCTACAGCGAAGCCGAAGCAGCCAAGGGCCCAGACCGCGAAGCCGCCCCAGGCGGCCCGACCGCACCGGCCGAGCACTGACCCCTCGGGCACGGGTTCTCGGTACGAGCACCCGGCTCTCCGTACGAGAGGGGGAGCCCCCTCTCGTACGCATACACGCACCCTGGGTCTGCCGAACCGTCCGGCGGGCCCTGTGTCGTCCCGGCAGATGTCGCAGTACCGCGCAATTTCGGCCCCGATCGAACCTTGTTCCTCCCTCTCCCTGTCTCAATCTGGCCGGAGGCCGACTGGGGTCCGCTGGGCCGATCGGTGTAGATTCGTACACCGAGCCAGACGTCGCTGCTGATGGCGGTCGGGCGGCCCCAGCGGGCCGACCGAGGGAGAGAGGGCCTCCGACGGACTGCGCTGCGCACAGGCGCCGGGCATTCGTATGCTCGCCATCGCGCAGACCAGCCGTACACACCTCGACCCAATCCGAGGAGCAGCTCGCATGACGACTGTCGAGAACCGACAGGACTTCAAGGTCGCCGACCTCTCCCTGGCCGACTTCGGCCGCAAGGAGATCACCCTTGCCGAGCACGAGATGCCCGGCCTGATGGCGATCCGCAAGGAGTACGCCGAGGCGCAGCCCCTCGCGGGCGCCCGCATCACCGGCTCCCTGCACATGACCGTGCAGACCGCCGTACTCATCGAGACCCTCGCCGCCCTGGGCGCCGAGGTCCGCTGGGCCTCCTGCAACATCTTCTCCACGCAGGACCACGCCGCCGCCGCCATCGCGGTAGGCCCGAACGGCACGCCCGACAACCCCCAGGGCATCCCGGTCTTCGCCTGGAAGGGCGAGACCCTGGAGGAGTACTGGTGGTGCACGGAGCAGGCCCTGACCTGGCCGAACACGCCCACCGGCGGCCCGAACATGATCCTGGACGACGGCGGTGACGCCACCCTCCTCGTTCACAAGGGCGTCGAGTACGAGAAGGACGGCAAGGTCCCGCCCGTCGACACCGCCGAGAACGACGAGCACCGCGTGATCCTCGAGCTCCTGCACCGCACCATTTCGGACGGCTCCCGGAAGTGGACCCAACTCGCCTCGGAGATCCGCGGCGTCACCGAGGAGACCACGACCGGCGTCCACCGCCTGTACGAGATGCAGCGTGAGGGCACCCTCCTGTTCCCGGCGATCAACGTCAACGACGCCGTCACCAAGTCGAAGTTCGACAACAAGTACGGCTGCCGCCACTCCCTGATCGACGGCATCAACCGCGCCACCGACGTCCTCATCGGCGGCAAGACCGCGGTCGTCTTCGGCTACGGCGACGTGGGCAAGGGCTGCGCGGAGTCCCTGCGCGGACAGGGCGCCCGCGTGATTGTCACCGAGATCGACCCGATCTGCGCACTGCAGGCGGCGATGGACGGCTACCAGGTCACGACGCTCGACGAGGTCGTCGACAAGGCCGACATCTTCATCACCACGACCGGCAACAAGGACATCATCATGGCCTCGGACATGGCCAAGATGAAGCACCAGGCGATCGTGGGCAACATCGGTCACTTCGACAACGAGATCGACATGGCCGGCCTCGCGAAGATCCCCGGGATCGTCAAGGACGAGGTCAAGCCGCAGGTCCACACCTGGACGTTCCCCGACGGCAAGGTGCTCATCGTCCTCTCCGAGGGCCGCCTGCTGAACCTGGGCAACGCCACCGGACACCCGTCCTTCGTGATGTCCAACTCGTTCGCGGACCAGACCCTGGCCCAGATCGAGCTGTTCACCAAGCAGTCGGAGTACCCGACCGACGTCTACGTGCTGCCCAAGCACCTCGACGAGAAGGTCGCCCGCCTCCACCTCGACGCACTCGGCGTGAAGCTCACCACGCTCCGCCCTGAGCAGGCCGCGTACATCGGTGTCGAGGTCGAGGGCCCGTACAAGCCGGACCACTACCGCTACTGAGCACCCTGCCGAGCAGCGGTACCACCGCTCGGCGCACGGATGTCAGCAGGCCCTCGCCGTCACGGCGGGGGCCTGTCCCCGATGAGGACCGAACCCCCATGCCCCGCGGCCGATATTCGCTCCACGATCCACACGACCACACCTCCCTCGCTGAAGAGCACTTCCACTGCGCGCCCGGCCCCTCCGGCTGGCGCTACGTCTCCCAAGTGACCACCCCCTCCGGCGACCCCGCCGGTTCCGTCGACCTCGCCCTCGACGACCTCGGCCGCCCCATCCGTCTCGAACTCCACGCCGCGAGCTGGCAGGTCCGAGGCGCCGCCCTCGACGGCGTCACCTGGGTCCGCACCGACCCCACGGGAACTCACGCCACCGAAGGCAATGTCCGCGCCCACGCCTTCACCGGCACATCCCCCGCCTTCCTCATCGCCACCGCACGTCTGCTGCGCCTCACCCCCGATTCCTCCGCCACTCGCGTACGCCTCGTCGCCTTCACCGACCCGGTCTTGGCCCCGCGCACCGTCGACCAGTCCTGGGCCCTGATCAAAAGAGAAGCACACGCCACTGACAACGCCCCCCTGACCGTGGACGAATACCAGGTCACAGCCCTGGACACGGGCGAGCAGCACACCGTCCATCTCTCCGGCGACGTCGTGCTCTCCGCACCCGGCATCGAACTCGAGGATCTCGACTCACCGCCGTCGTCGTTCACTTGACCGCCCGCGGGGCGTCCAAGGTCACGCCGGCGGTACGAACCCGGTGGCCGGGCGCTCACTTTCGGCAGCCCGCGGAGCTGCGGCGGGCGCCCCTTGCCCAGCCGACGGCGTCGACTCAGAGCCCGAGGGGTGAACCGCCGGGCCCGCGCTCGAGGGACCGGCGGAGTGCGGCGGCTGCACCGCCGGATAGGCGGCAGAGGCGGCGGGCGGCATCTGGGTGGCGGCTGGGTCGGCCGACCCAGCCCCGCTCCCGACAGGCTCACTGCCGCCGAACGCCCGCCGGGCCTCCCGTGCCTGCCGCTCCTGCATCACGGCCGCGAGATACGCCGCCGGTGGCACCCCCTGTGGGGCGGGAGCCCCGGTGCGCTCCGCGACGTCCGCCGCGAGCCGCTCTGCCATCGCCCAGCCGACCTGCGGATCCAACTGCTGCATCCGCGTCAGATATTGCCGGACCGCCAGCCACAGCCCATCCGGAACCGCGGACAGATCAAGCCCGGAAAACCGCCCCGCGAGCCAAGGCGGCGGCGGAGGAACGAAAGGCGTACGCCCGGCAGGTATCCGCTCCCGCACGACCAGGGTCCCCGCGAACACATCCCCGAGCCGCCGCCCCCGAGCAGACACGAGCGACGCGATGCACGCCACGATCCCGAGCGTCATCAGGATCTCGACCACACCGACCGCCCCACGCACCAGCGCATGCCGGAACCGGATCGGACCGCCGTCGTCCCGCACCACCCGCAGCCCGCACGCCAGCTTCCCCAGCGAACGCCCACGACTGAGCGTCTCCACCGCGATCGGCCCGCCCACCAGCACGAGCAGGAACGCCGCGATGGAAACCGCCGTCTGCGCCGCCTCATCGAGACCGGTCGTGGAGACCACGAGGGCCACCGTCACAGCGATATACGCGGCCATCGCCGCCACCAGGTCGATCAGCACGGCCAACGCCCGGCTCGGCAGCTTCGCGGGGCGCAGCTCCAGTGCCACCGCCTCGCCCGTCACAAGCTCACTCACGCCCGCCGTCCTTCCCCGAACTGACCTGAGAACAGCCAGTCTGCCAAGCTGAGGGCACATCGCGCCGCAGTGCGACAAGCTGACCACACGACGAGCAGCCGAGGAGCAGCCAACCCGATGGACCTCGACGTCTTCGTGTCCGCCCACCGCGCCGAGTGGGACCGGCTCGACGCACTACTGCGCCGCCAGCGCCGCCTCACAGGCGCGGAGGCCGACGAACTCGTCGCCCTGTACCAGCGCACGGCGACCCACCTCTCCCTGATCCAGTCCAGCGCCCCCGACCCCCAACTCACCGGCCGCCTCAGCCAACTGGTGGCACGCGCGCGTAGTGCCGTAACAGGCACACGCCGAGCCTCCTGGCGCGACGTAACCCACTTCCTTGCGTACGGTTTCCCCGCCGCGGTCTACCGCTCACGCCACTGGTGGGTCCCCACAGCACTCCTCTCCACCGCGGTCGCGGCCATCCTGGGGTGGTGGATCGGCACCCATCCCGAGGTCCAGTCCTCGATCGCGGCCCCCAGCGAGCTACGAGAGCTCACCCGCCCCGGCGGACAGTACGAGACGTACTACTCGAGCCACCCCGCGGCTTCCTTCGCCGCCCAGGTATGGACGAACAACGCCCAAGCCGCAGCCATGTGCCTCGTCCTCGGTGCCTTCTTGTGCCTGCCGGTCATCTGGATCCTCTTCCAGAACATGCTCAACCTGGGCGTGGGCATAGGCCTCATGTCCTCGGCGGGCCGCCTCGACACCTTCCTGGGCCTCGTCCTCCCACACGGTCTCCTGGAACTGACCGCCGTCTTCGTAGCCGCCGGTACGGGTCTACGCCTCGGCTGGACTCTGATCGACCCGGGCCCCCGCTCCCGACGTGCGGCCCTCGCCGAAGAGGGCCGTGCCGCCCTGGGCATGGCGATAGGCCTCGCCCTGGTCCTCTTCATCTCCGGCGCCATCGAAGGCTTCGTCACCCCCTCCGGTCTCCCGACCTGGGCCCGCATCAGCATCGGTATCCTCGCCGAACTGGCCTTCCTCGCGTACGTGTACATCCTGGGCGGTCGCGCGGCACGCGCCGGCGCCACGGGCGACGTCGCGGAGACGGAGCGCAGTGCCTCCGTACCGACCGCAGCCTGATGTGCAGGCACTCCGGCCGAGGTGTTAGTCTCGTATCTCGCCCCGCCGGAGCCGTTGACACGGGACCTGTGGGGAGGTAGATTTACACAGTTGCGCGGAGCAGGACAGCTTCGATGGCAACAGTGAGCGTCTATCTATTCGCTTCTCGGGATCCACTCCCGAAGAAGCCCCTCCCGATTATTCAGGAACGAGTGGCCGGTCAGTCCGGTCGAAAACTTCTGATAAAGTCGGACCAGCCGAAAGGGAGCCGCAAGGCAACCGAATAGGCAAGGCCCTCCAACTGGCCACCGAAACGAATTCCGAGCCGGAAACGGCACGGAAAACGGCTCTGGTAAGGTTGGAAACACCGAAGGAAAGCCCGGAGGAAAGCCCGCGAGGGTGAGTACAAAGGAAGCGTCCGTTCCTTGAGAACTCAACAGCGTGCCAAAAATCAACGCCAGATATGTTGATACCCCGACACCGGGATTGTTCCTGGTGGCGAGGTTCCTTTGAAGAAAACACAGCGAGGACGCTGTGAACCCTTCCGTTCATTCCGCGGGGGGTTCCGCTCTCGTGGTGTCACCCCGGATATCCGGGTGAAGCATTCACGGAGAGTTTGATCCTGGCTCAGGACGAACGCTGGCGGCGTGCTTAACACATGCAAGTCGAACGATGAACCACTTCGGTGGGGATTAGTGGCGAACGGGTGAGTAACACGTGGGCAATCTGCCCTTCACTCTGGGACAAGCCCTGGAAACGGGGTCTAATACCGGATAACACTTTCACTCTCCTGAGTGGAGGTTAAAAGCTCCGGCGGTGAAGGATGAGCCCGCGGCCTATCAGCTTGTTGGTGAGGTAATGGCTCACCAAGGCGACGACGGGTAGCCGGCCTGAGAGGGCGACCGGCCACACTGGGACTGAGACACGGCCCAGACTCCTACGGGAGGCAGCAGTGGGGAATATTGCACAATGGGCGCAAGCCTGATGCAGCGACGCCGCGTGGGGGATGACGGCCTTCGGGTTGTAAACCCCTTTCAGCAGGGAAGAAGCGCAAGTGACGGTACCTGCAGAAGAAGCGCCGGCTAACTACGTGCCAGCAGCCGCGGTAATACGTAGGGCGCAAGCGTTGTCCGGAATTATTGGGCGTAAAGAGCTCGTAGGCGGCTTGTCGCGTCGGTTGTGAAAGCCCGGGGCTTAACCCCGGGTCTGCAGTCGATACGGGCAGGCTAGAGTTCGGTAGGGGAGATCGGAATTCCTGGTGTAGCGGTGAAATGCGCAGATATCAGGAGGAACACCGGTGGCGAAGGCGGATCTCTGGGCCGATACTGACGCTGAGGAGCGAAAGCGTGGGGAGCGAACAGGATTAGATACCCTGGTAGTCCACGCCGTAAACGGTGGGCACTAGGTGTGGGCAACATTCCACGTTGTCCGTGCCGCAGCTAACGCATTAAGTGCCCCGCCTGGGGAGTACGGCCGCAAGGCTAAAACTCAAAGGAATTGACGGGGGCCCGCACAAGCAGCGGAGCATGTGGCTTAATTCGACGCAACGCGAAGAACCTTACCAAGGCTTGACATACGCCGGAAAGCATCAGAGATGGTGCCCCCCTTGTGGTCGGTGTACAGGTGGTGCATGGCTGTCGTCAGCTCGTGTCGTGAGATGTTGGGTTAAGTCCCGCAACGAGCGCAACCCTTGTCCCGTGTTGCCAGCAACCTCTTCGGAGGGTTGGGGACTCACGGGAGACCGCCGGGGTCAACTCGGAGGAAGGTGGGGACGACGTCAAGTCATCATGCCCCTTATGTCTTGGGCTGCACACGTGCTACAATGGCCGGTACAATGAGCTGCGATACCGCAAGGTGGAGCGAATCTCAAAAAGCCGGTCTCAGTTCGGATTGGGGTCTGCAACTCGACCCCATGAAGTCGGAGTTGCTAGTAATCGCAGATCAGCAGTGCTGCGGTGAATACGTTCCCGGGCCTTGTACACACCGCCCGTCACGTCACGAAAGTCGGTAACACCCGAAGCCCGTGGCCCAACCAGCTTGTCTGGAGGGAGCGGTCGAAGGTGGGACTGGCGATTGGGACGAAGTCGTAACAAGGTAGCCGTACCGGAAGGTGCGGCTGGATCACCTCCTTTCTAAGGAGCACCTGGCCGCCAAGCCTTGCTTGGTGGTCCAGAGCCATTACGTCGGCGTATGTCCGACGGTGGTCAGCTCATGGGTGGAACGTTGATTAATCGGCCTGGTCACGGGTCGGAGGCTGCCAGTACTGCTCTTCGGAGCGTGGAACGCATGATCTTCGGACGGGACCTGGTCGGGCACGCTGTTGGGTGTCTGAGGGCACGGGTGATGAGCCTGGTGTCTTCGGTGCCGGCCCCAGTGAACTCGAACCGGATGGTTCGGGGTGGTGGGTGGTTGGTCGTTGTTTGAGAACTGCACAGTGGACGCGAGCATCTGTGGCCAAGTTTTTAAGGGCGCACGGTGGATGCCTTGGTACCAGGAACCGATGAAGGACGTGGGAGGCCGCGATAGTCCCCGGGGAGCCGTCAACCAGGCTGTGATCCGGGGGTTTCCGAATGGGGAAACCCGGCAGTCGTCATGGGCTGTCACCCACTGCTGAACACATAGGCGGTGTGGAGGGAACGCGGGGAAGTGAAACATCTCAGTACCCGCAGGAAGAGAAAACAACCGTGATTCCGGGAGTAGTGGCGAGCGAAACCGGATGAGGCTAAACCGTATACGTGTGAGACCCGGCAGGGGTTGCGTGTACGGGGTTGTGGGATCTCTCTTGACCAATCTGCCGGTTGGTCGGCGAGTCAGAAACCGTATGGATAGGCGAAGGACATGCGAAAGGTCCGGCGTAGAGGGTAAGACCCCCGTAGTCGAAATCTGTACGGCTCGTTGGAGAGACACCCAAGTAGCACGGGGCCCGAGAAATCCCGTGTGAATCTGGCGGGACCACCCGCTAAGCCTAAATATTCCCTGGTGACCGATAGCGGATAGTACCGTGAGGGAATGGTGAAAAGTACCCCGGGAGGGGAGTGAAATAGTACCTGAAACCGTGTGCCTACAAGCCGTGGGAGCGTCGGGCAAGCACTTGTGCTTGCCTCGTGACTGCGTGCCTTTTGAAGAATGAGCCTGCGAGTTTGCGGTGTGTTGCGAGGTTAACCCGTGTGGGGGAGCCGTAGCGAAAGCGAGTCCGAACAGGGCGATTCAGTAGCGCGCTCAAGACCCGAAGCGGAGTGATCTAGCCATGGGCAGGCTGAAGCGCGGGTAAGACCGTGTGGAGGGCCGAACCCACCAGGGTTGAAAACCTGGGGGATGACCTGTGGTTAGGGGTGAAAGGCCAATCAAACTCCGTGATAGCTGGTTCTCCCCGAAATGCATTTAGGTGCAGCGTCGTGTGTTTCTTGCCGGAGGTAGAGCACTGGATAGGCGATGGGCCCTACCGGGTTACTGACCTTAGCCAAACTCCGAATGCCGGTAAGTGAGAGCGCGGCAGTGAGACTGTGGGGGATAAGCTCCATGGTCGAGAGGGAAACAGCCCAGAGCATCGACTAAGGCCCCTAAGCGTACGCTAAGTGGGAAAGGATGTGGAGTCGCAGAGACAACCAGGAGGTTGGCTTAGAAGCAGCCATCCTTGAAAGAGTGCGTAATAGCTCACTGGTCAAGTGATTCCGCGCCGACAATGTAGCGGGGCTCAAGCGTACCGCCGAAGTCGTGTCATTGCGATATATACCTCTAACGGGGATCGTGATGGGTAGGGGAGCGTCGTGTGCCGGGTGAAGCAGCCGTGGAAGCGAGTTGTGGACGGTTCACGAGTGAGAATGCAGGCATGAGTAGCGATTCACACGTGGGAAACGTGTGCGCCGATTGACTAAGGGTTCCTGGGTCAAGCTGATCTGCCCAGGGTAAGTCGGGACCTAAGGCGAGGCCGACAGGCGTAGTCGATGGAGAACCGGTTGATATTCCGGTACCCGCTGTGAAGCGTCAAACATCGAATCCAGTGATGCTAAGCCCGTGAAGCCGCCCTGATCTCTTCGGAGTTGAGGGGAGTGGTGGAGCCGGTGACCCGATCTGGTAGTAGGTGAGTGATGGGGTGACGCAGGAAGGTAGTCCAGCCCGGGCGGTGGTTGTCCCGGGGTAAGGGTGTAGGACGCCAGGTAGGCAAATCCGCCTGGCATGTGTCTGAGACCTGATGCCGAGCCGATTGTGGTGAAGTGGATGATCCTATGCTGTCGAGAAAAGCCTCTAGCGAGTTTTATGGCGGCCCGTACCCTAAACCGACTCAGGTGGTCAGGTAGAGAATACCGAGGCGTTCGGGTGAACTATGGTTAAGGAACTCGGCAAAATGCCCCCGTAACTTCGGGAGAAGGGGGCCATTCCTGGTGATCCGTTTTACACGGTGAGCTGGGGGTGGCCGCAGAGACCAGCGAGAAGCGACTGTTTACTAAAAACACAGGTCCGTGCGAAGCCGTAAGGCGAGGTATACGGACTGACGCCTGCCCGGTGCTGGAACGTTAAGGGGACCGGTTAGTCTAGTTTCGACTAGGCGAAGCTGAGAACTTAAGCGCCAGTAAACGGCGGTGGTAACTATAACCATCCTAAGGTAGCGAAATTCCTTGTCGGGTAAGTTCCGACCTGCACGAATGGCGTAACGACTTCTCGACTGTCTCAACCATAGGCCCGGTGAAATTGCACTACGAGTAAAGATGCTCGTTTCGCGCAGCAGGACGGAAAGACCCCGGGACCTTTACTACAGTTTGATATTGGTGTTCGGTTCGGCTTGTGTAGGATAGCTGGGAGACTGTGAACTTCGCACGCCAGTGCGGGGGGAGTCGTCGTTGAAATACCAGTCTGGTCGTGCTGGATGTCTAACCCGGGTCCGTGATCCGGATCGGGGACAGTGTCTGATGGGTAGTTTAACTGGGGCGGTTGCCTCCTAAAGAGTAACGGAGGCGCCCAAAGGTTCCCTCAGCCTGGTTGGCAATCAGGTGGTGAGTGTAAGTGCACAAGGGAGCTTGACTGTGAGACCGACGGGTCGAGCAGGGACGAAAGTCGGGACTAGTGATCCGGCGGTGGCTTGTGGAAGCGCCGTCGCTCAACGGATAAAAGGTACCCCGGGGATAACAGGCTGATCTTCCCCAAGAGTCCATATCGACGGGATGGTTTGGCACCTCGATGTCGGCTCGTCGCATCCTGGGGCTGGAGTCGGTCCCAAGGGTTGGGCTGTTCGCCCATTAAAGCGGTACGCGAGCTGGGTTTAGAACGTCGTGAGACAGTTCGGTCCCTATCCGCTGTGCGCGTAGGAGTCTTGAGAAGGGCTGTCCCTAGTACGAGAGGACCGGGACGGACGAACCTCTGGTGTGCCA carries:
- a CDS encoding cation diffusion facilitator family transporter, with translation MSASGGTKAIVAALLANLSIAVAKFVAFLFSGSSSMLAESVHSLADSGNQGLLLLGGKKAQREATPQHPFGYGRERYIYAFLVSIVLFSVGGMFAIYEGYEKIKHPHEIEHWYWPVGVLVFAIIAETFSFRMAIVESNALRGRQSWREFVRHAKAPELPVVLLEDLGALVGLILALGGVSMALATGDGVWDGIGTLCIGILLILIAIVLAAETKSLLLGEAAGVEEVQKIEAAIVDGGTVTHIIHMRTLHLGPEELLVAAKIAVQHDDTATEIAAAIDAAESRIREAVPIARVIYLEPDIYSEAEAAKGPDREAAPGGPTAPAEH
- the ahcY gene encoding adenosylhomocysteinase, translating into MTTVENRQDFKVADLSLADFGRKEITLAEHEMPGLMAIRKEYAEAQPLAGARITGSLHMTVQTAVLIETLAALGAEVRWASCNIFSTQDHAAAAIAVGPNGTPDNPQGIPVFAWKGETLEEYWWCTEQALTWPNTPTGGPNMILDDGGDATLLVHKGVEYEKDGKVPPVDTAENDEHRVILELLHRTISDGSRKWTQLASEIRGVTEETTTGVHRLYEMQREGTLLFPAINVNDAVTKSKFDNKYGCRHSLIDGINRATDVLIGGKTAVVFGYGDVGKGCAESLRGQGARVIVTEIDPICALQAAMDGYQVTTLDEVVDKADIFITTTGNKDIIMASDMAKMKHQAIVGNIGHFDNEIDMAGLAKIPGIVKDEVKPQVHTWTFPDGKVLIVLSEGRLLNLGNATGHPSFVMSNSFADQTLAQIELFTKQSEYPTDVYVLPKHLDEKVARLHLDALGVKLTTLRPEQAAYIGVEVEGPYKPDHYRY
- a CDS encoding RDD family protein; the protein is MSELVTGEAVALELRPAKLPSRALAVLIDLVAAMAAYIAVTVALVVSTTGLDEAAQTAVSIAAFLLVLVGGPIAVETLSRGRSLGKLACGLRVVRDDGGPIRFRHALVRGAVGVVEILMTLGIVACIASLVSARGRRLGDVFAGTLVVRERIPAGRTPFVPPPPPWLAGRFSGLDLSAVPDGLWLAVRQYLTRMQQLDPQVGWAMAERLAADVAERTGAPAPQGVPPAAYLAAVMQERQAREARRAFGGSEPVGSGAGSADPAATQMPPAASAAYPAVQPPHSAGPSSAGPAVHPSGSESTPSAGQGAPAAAPRAAESERPATGFVPPA
- a CDS encoding stage II sporulation protein M, producing MDLDVFVSAHRAEWDRLDALLRRQRRLTGAEADELVALYQRTATHLSLIQSSAPDPQLTGRLSQLVARARSAVTGTRRASWRDVTHFLAYGFPAAVYRSRHWWVPTALLSTAVAAILGWWIGTHPEVQSSIAAPSELRELTRPGGQYETYYSSHPAASFAAQVWTNNAQAAAMCLVLGAFLCLPVIWILFQNMLNLGVGIGLMSSAGRLDTFLGLVLPHGLLELTAVFVAAGTGLRLGWTLIDPGPRSRRAALAEEGRAALGMAIGLALVLFISGAIEGFVTPSGLPTWARISIGILAELAFLAYVYILGGRAARAGATGDVAETERSASVPTAA